A region of Ictidomys tridecemlineatus isolate mIctTri1 chromosome 4, mIctTri1.hap1, whole genome shotgun sequence DNA encodes the following proteins:
- the Nr5a1 gene encoding steroidogenic factor 1 isoform X3, whose product MDYSYDEDLDELCPVCGDKVSGYHYGLLTCESCKGFFKRTVQNNKHYTCTESQSCKIDKTQRKRCPFCRFQKCLTVGMRLEAVRADRMRGGRNKFGPMYKRDRALKQQKKAQIRANGFKLETGPPMGVPPPPPPPPDYMLTPSLHAPEPKGLASGPPTGPLGDFGASALPMAMPSTHGPLAGYLYPAFPGRAIKSEYPEPYASPPQPGPPYGYPEPFSGGPSVPELILQLLQLEPDEDQVRARIVGCLQEPAKGRPDQPAPFGLLCRMADQTFISIVDWARRCMVFKELEVADQMTLLQNCWSELLVFDHIYRQVQYGKEGSILLVTGQEVELTTVAAQAGSLLHGLVLRAQELVLQLHALQLDRQEFVCLKFLILLSLDVKFLNNHSLVKDAQEKANAALLDYTLCHYPHCGDKFQQLLLCLVEVRALSMQAKEYLYHKHLGNEMPRNNLLIEMLQAKQT is encoded by the exons ATGGACTATTCGTACGACGAGGACCTGGATGAGctgtgcccagtgtgtggggacaaAGTGTCCGGATACCACTACGGGCTGCTCACGTGCGAGAGCTGCAAG GGCTTCTTCAAGCGCACTGTGCAGAACAACAAGCACTACACGTGCACCGAGAGCCAGAGCTGCAAGATCGACAAGACGCAGCGCAAGCGCTGTCCCTTCTGCCGCTTCCAGAAGTGCCTGACGGTGGGGATGCGCCTGGAAG CCGTGCGCGCTGACCGTATGCGGGGCGGCCGGAACAAGTTTGGGCCCATGTACAAGCGGGACCGGGCCCTGAAGCAGCAGAAGAAGGCACAGATTCGGGCCAATGGCTTCAAGCTGGAGACAGGGCCCCCAATGGGGGTGCCTccgccaccccctcccccaccggACTACATGCTGACCCCCAGCCTGCACGCACCTGAGCCTAAGGGCCTGGCCTCTGGTCCACCCACTGGGCCACTGGGCGACTTTGGAGCCTCAGCACTGCCCATGGCCATGCCCAGCACCCATGGGCCACTGGCCGGCTACCTCTACCCTGCCTTCCCTGGCCGTGCCATTAAGTCTGAGTATCCAGAACCCTACGCCAGTCCCCCGCAGCCTGGGCCGCCCTATGGCTACCCAGAGCCCTTCTCTGGAGGGCCCAGTGTGCCCGAGCTCATCCTACAGCTGCTGCAGCTGGAGCCCGATGAGGACCAGGTGCGGGCACGCATCGTAGGCTGCCTGCAGGAACCTGCCAAAGGCCGCCCCGACCAGCCAGCACCCTTCGGCCTCCTGTGCAGGATGGCTGACCAGACCTTCATCTCCATCGTGGACTGGGCTCGCAGATGTATGGTGTTCAAGGAGCTGGAG GTGGCTGACCAGATGACACTGCTGCAGAACTGCTGGAGTGAGCTGCTGGTGTTCGACCACATCTACCGCCAGGTCCAATACGGCAAGGAGGGCAGCATCCTGCTGGTCACCGGCCAGGAG GTGGAGCTGACCACAGTGGCTGCCCAGGCGGGCTCCCTGCTCCATGGCCTGGTGCTGCGGGCGCAAGAGCTGGTGCTACAGCTGCATGCACTGCAGCTGGACCGCCAGGAGTTTGTGTGCCTCAAGTTCCTCATCCTCCTCAGCCTCG ATGTGAAGTTCCTGAACAACCACAGCCTGGTGAAGGACGCTCAGGAGAAGGCCAACGCTGCCCTGCTCGACTACACCCTGTGCCACTACCCACACTGCGGGGACAAGTTCCAGCAGTTGCTGCTGTGCCTGGTGGAGGTGCGGGCCCTGAGCATGCAGGCCAAGGAGTACCTGTACCATAAGCACCTGGGCAACGAGATGCCCCGCAACAACCTGCTCATCGAGATGCTGCAGGCCAAGCAGACTTGA
- the Nr5a1 gene encoding steroidogenic factor 1 isoform X1: METTALHLEGRAFLITYGETEAQMNEVTCWQADRRLCSSLCGADAAGMDYSYDEDLDELCPVCGDKVSGYHYGLLTCESCKGFFKRTVQNNKHYTCTESQSCKIDKTQRKRCPFCRFQKCLTVGMRLEAVRADRMRGGRNKFGPMYKRDRALKQQKKAQIRANGFKLETGPPMGVPPPPPPPPDYMLTPSLHAPEPKGLASGPPTGPLGDFGASALPMAMPSTHGPLAGYLYPAFPGRAIKSEYPEPYASPPQPGPPYGYPEPFSGGPSVPELILQLLQLEPDEDQVRARIVGCLQEPAKGRPDQPAPFGLLCRMADQTFISIVDWARRCMVFKELEVADQMTLLQNCWSELLVFDHIYRQVQYGKEGSILLVTGQEVELTTVAAQAGSLLHGLVLRAQELVLQLHALQLDRQEFVCLKFLILLSLDVKFLNNHSLVKDAQEKANAALLDYTLCHYPHCGDKFQQLLLCLVEVRALSMQAKEYLYHKHLGNEMPRNNLLIEMLQAKQT; the protein is encoded by the exons ATGGAAACTACAGCACTCCATCTGGAGGGCCGGGCTTTCCTTATTACATacggagaaactgaggctcagatgAATGAAGTGACTTGCTGGCAAGCCGACCGCAGACTCTGCTCCTCACTCTGCGGG gCGGACGCCGCGGGCATGGACTATTCGTACGACGAGGACCTGGATGAGctgtgcccagtgtgtggggacaaAGTGTCCGGATACCACTACGGGCTGCTCACGTGCGAGAGCTGCAAG GGCTTCTTCAAGCGCACTGTGCAGAACAACAAGCACTACACGTGCACCGAGAGCCAGAGCTGCAAGATCGACAAGACGCAGCGCAAGCGCTGTCCCTTCTGCCGCTTCCAGAAGTGCCTGACGGTGGGGATGCGCCTGGAAG CCGTGCGCGCTGACCGTATGCGGGGCGGCCGGAACAAGTTTGGGCCCATGTACAAGCGGGACCGGGCCCTGAAGCAGCAGAAGAAGGCACAGATTCGGGCCAATGGCTTCAAGCTGGAGACAGGGCCCCCAATGGGGGTGCCTccgccaccccctcccccaccggACTACATGCTGACCCCCAGCCTGCACGCACCTGAGCCTAAGGGCCTGGCCTCTGGTCCACCCACTGGGCCACTGGGCGACTTTGGAGCCTCAGCACTGCCCATGGCCATGCCCAGCACCCATGGGCCACTGGCCGGCTACCTCTACCCTGCCTTCCCTGGCCGTGCCATTAAGTCTGAGTATCCAGAACCCTACGCCAGTCCCCCGCAGCCTGGGCCGCCCTATGGCTACCCAGAGCCCTTCTCTGGAGGGCCCAGTGTGCCCGAGCTCATCCTACAGCTGCTGCAGCTGGAGCCCGATGAGGACCAGGTGCGGGCACGCATCGTAGGCTGCCTGCAGGAACCTGCCAAAGGCCGCCCCGACCAGCCAGCACCCTTCGGCCTCCTGTGCAGGATGGCTGACCAGACCTTCATCTCCATCGTGGACTGGGCTCGCAGATGTATGGTGTTCAAGGAGCTGGAG GTGGCTGACCAGATGACACTGCTGCAGAACTGCTGGAGTGAGCTGCTGGTGTTCGACCACATCTACCGCCAGGTCCAATACGGCAAGGAGGGCAGCATCCTGCTGGTCACCGGCCAGGAG GTGGAGCTGACCACAGTGGCTGCCCAGGCGGGCTCCCTGCTCCATGGCCTGGTGCTGCGGGCGCAAGAGCTGGTGCTACAGCTGCATGCACTGCAGCTGGACCGCCAGGAGTTTGTGTGCCTCAAGTTCCTCATCCTCCTCAGCCTCG ATGTGAAGTTCCTGAACAACCACAGCCTGGTGAAGGACGCTCAGGAGAAGGCCAACGCTGCCCTGCTCGACTACACCCTGTGCCACTACCCACACTGCGGGGACAAGTTCCAGCAGTTGCTGCTGTGCCTGGTGGAGGTGCGGGCCCTGAGCATGCAGGCCAAGGAGTACCTGTACCATAAGCACCTGGGCAACGAGATGCCCCGCAACAACCTGCTCATCGAGATGCTGCAGGCCAAGCAGACTTGA
- the Nr5a1 gene encoding steroidogenic factor 1 isoform X2, with translation MLRDHLSAAVGPAAAPFTWTRPGADAAGMDYSYDEDLDELCPVCGDKVSGYHYGLLTCESCKGFFKRTVQNNKHYTCTESQSCKIDKTQRKRCPFCRFQKCLTVGMRLEAVRADRMRGGRNKFGPMYKRDRALKQQKKAQIRANGFKLETGPPMGVPPPPPPPPDYMLTPSLHAPEPKGLASGPPTGPLGDFGASALPMAMPSTHGPLAGYLYPAFPGRAIKSEYPEPYASPPQPGPPYGYPEPFSGGPSVPELILQLLQLEPDEDQVRARIVGCLQEPAKGRPDQPAPFGLLCRMADQTFISIVDWARRCMVFKELEVADQMTLLQNCWSELLVFDHIYRQVQYGKEGSILLVTGQEVELTTVAAQAGSLLHGLVLRAQELVLQLHALQLDRQEFVCLKFLILLSLDVKFLNNHSLVKDAQEKANAALLDYTLCHYPHCGDKFQQLLLCLVEVRALSMQAKEYLYHKHLGNEMPRNNLLIEMLQAKQT, from the exons ATGCTGCGCGACCACCTGAGCGCTGCAGTGGGTCCTGCCGCCGCCCCATTCACCTGGACGCGGCCAGGG gCGGACGCCGCGGGCATGGACTATTCGTACGACGAGGACCTGGATGAGctgtgcccagtgtgtggggacaaAGTGTCCGGATACCACTACGGGCTGCTCACGTGCGAGAGCTGCAAG GGCTTCTTCAAGCGCACTGTGCAGAACAACAAGCACTACACGTGCACCGAGAGCCAGAGCTGCAAGATCGACAAGACGCAGCGCAAGCGCTGTCCCTTCTGCCGCTTCCAGAAGTGCCTGACGGTGGGGATGCGCCTGGAAG CCGTGCGCGCTGACCGTATGCGGGGCGGCCGGAACAAGTTTGGGCCCATGTACAAGCGGGACCGGGCCCTGAAGCAGCAGAAGAAGGCACAGATTCGGGCCAATGGCTTCAAGCTGGAGACAGGGCCCCCAATGGGGGTGCCTccgccaccccctcccccaccggACTACATGCTGACCCCCAGCCTGCACGCACCTGAGCCTAAGGGCCTGGCCTCTGGTCCACCCACTGGGCCACTGGGCGACTTTGGAGCCTCAGCACTGCCCATGGCCATGCCCAGCACCCATGGGCCACTGGCCGGCTACCTCTACCCTGCCTTCCCTGGCCGTGCCATTAAGTCTGAGTATCCAGAACCCTACGCCAGTCCCCCGCAGCCTGGGCCGCCCTATGGCTACCCAGAGCCCTTCTCTGGAGGGCCCAGTGTGCCCGAGCTCATCCTACAGCTGCTGCAGCTGGAGCCCGATGAGGACCAGGTGCGGGCACGCATCGTAGGCTGCCTGCAGGAACCTGCCAAAGGCCGCCCCGACCAGCCAGCACCCTTCGGCCTCCTGTGCAGGATGGCTGACCAGACCTTCATCTCCATCGTGGACTGGGCTCGCAGATGTATGGTGTTCAAGGAGCTGGAG GTGGCTGACCAGATGACACTGCTGCAGAACTGCTGGAGTGAGCTGCTGGTGTTCGACCACATCTACCGCCAGGTCCAATACGGCAAGGAGGGCAGCATCCTGCTGGTCACCGGCCAGGAG GTGGAGCTGACCACAGTGGCTGCCCAGGCGGGCTCCCTGCTCCATGGCCTGGTGCTGCGGGCGCAAGAGCTGGTGCTACAGCTGCATGCACTGCAGCTGGACCGCCAGGAGTTTGTGTGCCTCAAGTTCCTCATCCTCCTCAGCCTCG ATGTGAAGTTCCTGAACAACCACAGCCTGGTGAAGGACGCTCAGGAGAAGGCCAACGCTGCCCTGCTCGACTACACCCTGTGCCACTACCCACACTGCGGGGACAAGTTCCAGCAGTTGCTGCTGTGCCTGGTGGAGGTGCGGGCCCTGAGCATGCAGGCCAAGGAGTACCTGTACCATAAGCACCTGGGCAACGAGATGCCCCGCAACAACCTGCTCATCGAGATGCTGCAGGCCAAGCAGACTTGA